A single Syngnathus acus chromosome 8, fSynAcu1.2, whole genome shotgun sequence DNA region contains:
- the luc7l3 gene encoding luc7-like protein 3, with amino-acid sequence MLSAAQLLDELMGRDRNLAPDEKRCNVKWDDESVCRYYLCGFCPAELFTNTRSDLGPCEKIHDENLRKVYEKSSRYMKEGYERDFLRYLQSLLAEVERRIRRGHARLALSQAQQNAGQPPAPVGKNEEKAQVLTEKIEDLVVQIEELGSEGRVEEAQGMMKLVEQLKEERELLSANPSTIESFAAQEKQMEVCEVCGAFLIVGDAQSRVDDHLMGKQHMGYAKIKSTVEELKEKIRRRSEDPQGENPAVKKDREEREKEEREKKRKEEEEKEKEREKEKEKEREREKERDRDRERDRDRDRRARRSQSNSRHSSRASDRKRSRSRDRRRSKSRDKDRDRERRRSRSRDRERERERERDRDRRRSRDHPDRKRRSRSRDRRRSRSSERRSHRQRSRSRDRDRETDKERDRDRERDKDRERDKKRSSKERERKTSEEKSSNSKKDKNSNGEAAAVKASTDAEPMEAGAEAPASASPPRLNGQQELLLSEGDTQSN; translated from the exons ATGCTTTCCGCAGCTCAGTTGCTCGATGAGTTAATGGGCCGAGACAGAAATTTGGCCCCTGACGAGAAGAGATGTAACGTCAAATGGGACGACGAGAGC GTATGTCGATATTATCTGTGTGGCTTCTGTCCAGCGGAATTATTTACAAACACACGCTCAGATTTGG GCCCTTGTGAGAAAATCCACGATGAAAATCTTCGCAAAGT ATATGAAAAGAGCTCACGTTACATGAAGGAGGGATACGAGCGGGATTTTCTGCGCTATCTCCAGTCGCTCCTGGCCGAAGTGGAACGGCGAATTCGTCGAGGGCACGCTCGACTTGCACTTTCCCAAGCTCAGCAGAATGCAGgg CAACCTCCTGCTCCAGTAGGAAAGAATGAGGAGAAGGCTCAGGTTCTGACCGAGAAGATTGAAGATTTAGTCGTACAG ATTGAGGAGCTGGGCTCGGAGGGCCGTGTGGAGGAGGCTCAAGGAATGATGAAGCTGGTTGAGCAGCTCAAGGAGGAGAGGGAACTGCTCAGCGCCAATCCGTCG ACAATCGAGAGCTTTGCAGCCCAGGAGAAACAGATGGAAGTGTGCGAGGTGTGCGGAGCCTTCTTGATTGTGGGTGACGCTCAGTCTCGGGTGGATGACCACTTGATGGGAAAGCAGCATATGGGCTACGCCAAGATCAAATCCACTGTCGAGGAGCTCAAG GAGAAAATCCGACGTCGCTCAGAGGACCCGCAGGGGGAAAACCCGGCCGTTAAGAAAGACCGAGAAGAGCGTGAGAAGGAGGAACGAGAAAAAAAGCgcaaagaagaggaggaaaaggagaaagaacgcgagaaagaaaaggagaaggaGCGCGAACGTGAGAAGGAGCGCGACAGGGACAGAGAACGCGACAGGGATCGAGACCGGCGGGCACGGCGAAGCCAATCGAACAGCCGCCACTCCAGCCGAGCGTCAGATAGGAAAAGAAGTCGCTCCCGGGATCGTCGGAGGTCCAAGAGCAGAGACAAAGACAGGGATCGTGAGCGCAGACGAAGCAG AAGCCGAGAtcgagagagggagagagaaagagagagggacAGGGACAGGAGACGCAGCCGTGACCACCCTGACCGGAAGCGACGCTCCCGCAGCCGCGACCGGAGGAGGTCGCGAAGCTCTGAGCGCCGGTCTCATCGCCAGCGCAGCCGCAGCAGGGACCGAGACAGGGAGACAGATAAGGAGAGGGAcagggacagagagagagacaaagacagggagagagacaaaaagcgctcatcaaaagaaagag aaCGTAAGACGTCGGAGGAGAAGAGCAGCAACTCCAAGAAAGACAAGAACTCTAACGGCGAAGCAGCCGCCGTCAAGGCTTCCACCGATGCGGAGCCGATGGAGGCGGGGGCGGAGGCTCCCGCCTCGGCTTCCCCGCCTCGCCTTAACGGCCAGCAAGAGCTCCTCCTTTCTGAAGGTGACACTCAGTCCAATTAA
- the ankrd40 gene encoding ankyrin repeat domain-containing protein 40, whose protein sequence is MNSEICANMSTISLDKELQERLREASAIGDIDEVRTLVESGVNVNSQNEINGWTCLHWACKRNHKQIVSYLLSSGADKDILTAKEELASQLTSKPEIKRLLGVEVEDVPEVKEPELPIIPNYLSNPPFLYSKMDNKMELLLSQHLAQNGSAEHTESMDSTSAPLSPTGHFKTSQSLPSDDPVPPTNSVAHSQVQPREFVPAAEQNGAPPGLANHTVVNCTVPVDLSVEPHLVNHAVQHNGSVRSPPLASPGPGLACGNGAPVTNPNPAVSRQQSVPQQIGYSQAGGPLPAFQPFFFTSTFPVNVQELVLKVRIQNPNARENDFIEVELDRQELTYRSLLRVCCRELDISSEHVEKIRKLPNTMLRKDKDVARLQDFQELEVVLEKSEGLSLFSGPGGLTDRPCYNMTASRLTY, encoded by the exons ATGAACTCTGAAATCTGTGCAAACATGTCCACCATTTCGTTGGATAAAGAACTCCAGGAGCGACTGAGAGAGGCGTCTGCAATCGGGGACATCGACGAAGTGCGGACATTGGTTGAGAGTGGAGTAAACGTCAATTCGCAAAACGAAATCAATGGATG GACTTGCCTGCATTGGGCATGCAAGCGAAACCATAAGCAGATTGTGTCCTACTTACTTAGCAGCGGTGCAGACAAAGACATCCTCACAGCTAAGGAAGAGCTGGCCTCACAGCTCACATCCAAACCGGAGATCAAACGGCTTTTAGGAG TTGAAGTGGAGGACGTGCCCGAAGTCAAGGAACCCGAGTTGCCAATCATCCCCAACTATTTGTCCAACCCTCCCTTCTTATACTCAAAGATGGATAACAAGATGGAGCTCCTCCTTTCTCAGCACCTGGCACAAAACGGATCGGCGGAACACACCGAGTCCATGGACAGCACTTCGGCTCCACTTTCTCCAACTGGGCACTTTAAGACCTCGCAGAGCCTGCCGTCTGACGACCCTGTTCCACCGACAAACTCCGTCGCTCACAGCCAAGTTCAGCCCCGGGAATTTGTTCCGGCGGCCGAGCAAAACGGCGCGCCGCCCGGTTTGGCCAACCACACGGTCGTAAACTGCACCGTGCCCGTGGATCTGTCGGTGGAGCCGCATCTCGTCAACCACGCCGTGCAGCACAACGGAAGCGTGCGCTCGCCCCCTCTGGCCTCGCCCGGCCCGGGTTTGGCTTGCGGCAACGGCGCTCCGGTGACCAACCCCAACCCGGCAGTGAGCAGACAGCAATCCGTCCCGCAGCAGATCGGCTACAGTCAAGCGGGTGGACCTTTGCCGGCGTTCCAGCCGTTCTTCTTCACCAGCACCTTCCCCGTCAATGTGCAAG AATTAGTACTGAAGGTGCGCATCCAGAACCCAAACGCCCGTGAGAATGACTTCATCGAGGTGGAACTGGACCGCCAGGAGCTCACCTATCGTTCTCTGCTGAGGGTCTGCTGCCGTGAATTGGACATCAGCTCTGAGCACGTGGAGAAGATCCGCAAGCTACCAAACACTATGTTGAGAAAG gACAAGGATGTCGCCCGGCTGCAGGACTTTCAGGAACTGGAGGTTGTGTTGGAGAAATCCGAGGGCTTGTCCTTGTTCTCCGGGCCGGGGGGGCTGACCGACAGACCCTGCTACAACATGACGGCCTCGCGCCTCACCTACtag
- the wfikkn2a gene encoding WAP, Kazal, immunoglobulin, Kunitz and NTR domain-containing protein 2: protein MWWMLFPRWIWFLLAYLYTLVLYMDRVGAMPMSVAKVVYSHAGLCPNELNPNLWVDAMSTCIRECESDQDCETFEKCCLNVCGNKSCVAARYIDIKGNKGPIGMPKGATCDKFMCSQQGSECDIWDGQPVCKCRDRCEREPHFTCASDGMTYYNKCYMDAEACSKGISISEVTCRYHLTWPNTSPIPAETTLRPTTALQTTLPADIQTPSIHGGPGQRQAVFVGETANFLCEVTGKPPPEITWEKQVKGKDNVVMRPNHVQGNVVVTNIGQLVVYNAQLQDAGIYTCTAKNVGGSVSSHFPLAVVIKREARGKEARGNQTNLPFPPAECLKSPDTDDCGEESVSWYYESSRNNCFPFTYGQCDKNRNHFDAYESCMLSCGGELAAPCSLPSLQGPCKAYQHRWAYSQALDKCQSFVYGGCGGNENNFESKEACESMCPFPKNHNCKACKPRSKMVASFCRSDFVILARVTELTEEQESGHALMTVEEILKDDKMGLKFFGKEPLEVTLLNMDWKCPCPNITVAESQLIVMGEVHNGMAVLQPDSFVGSSSARKVRKLGEISGKRSCALFKESPGTP, encoded by the exons ATGTGGTGGATGCTGTTTCCGCGATGGATTTGGTTTCTTTTGGCCTATTTGTACACTTTGGTGCTCTATATGGACAGGGTGGGGGCGATGCCGATGTCTGTGGCTAAGGTGGTGTATTCTCACGCGGGTCTGTGCCCCAATGAGCTCAACCCCAACCTGTGGGTGGATGCCATGAGCACCTGTATCCGCGAGTGTGAATCCGACCAG GACTGCGAGACGTTTGAGAAGTGCTGCCTCAACGTATGCGGCAACAAGAGTTGCGTGGCGGCGCGCTACATCGACATCAAGGGCAACAAGGGGCCCATCGGAATGCCCAAAGGAGCCACCTGCGACAAGTTCATGTGCTCCCAGCAAGGTTCCGAGTGCGACATCTGGGACGGGCAGCCCGTGTGTAAGTGCCGGGACCGCTGCGAGCGAGAGCCCCACTTCACGTGCGCCTCTGACGGCATGACTTACTATAACAAGTGTTACATGGACGCCGAGGCGTGCTCCAAGGGTATCTCCATCTCTGAGGTCACCTGCAG GTACCACCTGACGTGGCCGAACACCAGTCCGATCCCGGCCGAAACAACTCTCCGCCCGACcacggctcttcagaccaccctTCCGGCGGACATCCAGACGCCCAGCATACACGGCGGCCCCGGCCAGCGGCAGGCCGTGTTTGTGGGCGAGACGGCCAACTTCCTGTGCGAGGTGACCGGGAAGCCGCCCCCGGAAATCACCTGGGAGAAGCAAGTGAAGGGCAAAGACAACGTGGTCATGCGTCCCAATCACGTCCAAGGCAACGTGGTGGTCACCAACATCGGCCAACTGGTCGTTTATAACGCGCAGCTTCAAGACGCCGGCATCTATACGTGCACGGCCaaaaatgtgggaggaagcgtATCTTCTCACTTCCCTTTGGCGGTGGTCATCAAGAGAGAGGCGAGGGGGAAAGAAGCCCGAGGAAACCAGACTAATCTGCCTTTCCCGCCTGCAGAGTGCCTAAAAAGTCCCGACACGGACGACTGCGGAGAGGAAAGCGTCAGCTGGTACTACGAGTCCAGCCGCAACAACTGCTTCCCCTTCACTTACGGCCAGTGCGATAAGAACCGCAACCATTTTGACGCCTATGAGAGCTGCATGCTGTCATGTGGGGGGGAGCTGGCGGCCCCTTGCAGCCTGCCCAGCCTCCAGGGGCCGTGCAAGGCCTACCAACATCGGTGGGCCTACAGCCAGGCCCTGGACAAGTGTCAGTCTTTCGTCTACGGAGGCTGCGGCGGCAACGAGAACAACTTTGAGTCCAAAGAGGCCTGCGAAAGCATGTGCCCCTTTCCCAAGAACCACAACTGCAAGGCGTGTAAGCCTCGAAGTAAGATGGTGGCCAGCTTCTGCAGGAGCGACTTTGTCATCCTGGCGCGGGTCACCGAACTGACGGAGGAGCAGGAGTCGGGTCACGCTCTCATGACGGTGGAGGAGATCCTGAAGGATGACAAGATGGGGCTCAAGTTCTTCGGCAAAGAACCCCTGGAGGTGACCCTCCTGAATATGGACTGGAAGTGCCCCTGCCCAAACATCACCGTGGCGGAGAGTCAGCTCATCGTCATGGGGGAGGTCCACAACGGGATGGCCGTGCTGCAGCCGGACAGCTTCGTGGGCTCCTCCAGCGCCCGCAAGGTCCGCAAGCTTGGCGAGATCTCCGGCAAGAGGAGCTGCGCTTTATTTAAGGAGTCGCCCGGCACCCCATAG